ATGGTCGTCCACTACTTGGACGACTTCCTTATCGTTGAAAGGCCCAGACAGGTCCCATCCATTCCCCGCACACTGCTGGACATTTTTTCCCGTCTTCAGGTCCCTGTAGCTGCCAccaagactgagggtccggccaccatggtcacctttctgggcatcatTTTGGATACAGTCAAGATGGAGGCTAGCCTCCCCAGCTAAAAGTTGCTCAGGATCCGCTCAGCTATCTCCCAGGCGGTGCGGTCCCACTCTCTGACCAAGGTGGAGCTGCAATCCTTTCTGGGGATGCTTAACTTTGCCACTAGAATTATGCCTCAAGGCAGGGCCTTTCTTTCCAAGTTGTTATGTCTTCTGCCCTCTGCCCCAGAGCAGGATTCTGTCGTCCATCTGGACAGCAAGGGCCATCGCGGACCTTGTCATGTGAAACAGTTTTCTCTCCAACTGGAATGGCATTTCTTTgttcgttccacagtggaacTCTTCTTCTCCCATTGTTTTTTACGACGCCGCAGGTTCCTCCGGGTTCgccgccattttcaggtctcactGGCTGGCTGCCGAATGGCCGCCAGAATTAGCCTCAGACTTAGCAGCTCTCAAATCCTCTCCCCTTCTGGAACTGTATCCCGTCGTGGCAGCAGCTTAGGTTTGGGGTCACTATTGGTCTAACGCTTCTGTGACCTCCGTTAcggatagtcagaccttggtggaCATTGTTAACAAAGGCAGGGCCCATTCCTTCAAGATCATGGCCTTGTTGCTCAAACTAGTTTGGTTGTCCCTCTGCCACAATTTTCATATGCGATGTGTCCACATTTCAGGCGAACAGAATAGGGCCGCGGACGCTCTTTCCCGCTTTAACTTTCCAGTTTTCCTTCAGGAAATGCCCAATGCGGATCAGTCAGGCGCGCCCCTGCCTCAATTCAGCACCCTCATTCTGGACTAGATTCCCTCATAGACGAGGCCAAGGGTCTGGTCAGAAAATCCCTGTCACGCAATACGGCAAGGAATTATCAGGCCGGCTTGAGAGCTTTTGATAAATTCTCCAAGAGTCATCCAAGGGGTCATCATTCCAAAACCTCCTATATCATGGCCTTCTTAGCTCATTGTCACTCACAACTATCTCTGTCGCATAATACCATCAAACTTTATTTAGCCGGACTACAACATCACTTCATGCTGACTAAtcctcatcgcaggtcctttttctCCGTTCAGGCTATTaaggccacccttcggggtattcaaaaggaagGTAAGGGGTCCGTGAGCCGCAGGCAACCAGTGTCTAGCGAGTTGTTTAGGGATCTCTCCTTATCATTGGacggtaatccttttgggccctccactagcctgatcctgaaagcggccatgtatctcagTTTTTATGGGTTCCTTAGGCCCGGGGAAGTTCCAGCCGGCCCAAACCGTCAGGGCCATCTTTTGAAGCAACATTTGTCATGGGGCCTTGGTCATTATACTCTAATCCTACCCTCCACCAAAACCAATCAGACGGGTCCCCCCACGGAGGTCAAATTCTACCCGACTTCAAACAATTGGTGCCCGGTTCAGGTGCTGACACAATTATTATTACATATTCAGGACTCACTTCCAGAcagcccgctcctgccacacgcaggcaaaCCTCTCAACACCTCGCAGTTCATATCCTATATCCGTGCCCTGGCCCAAGGTCTAGGTTATGACCCCAAAGTAATTTCGGGGCATTCTTTCCGCATAGGGGCGGCCTCAGCAGCatctcggcatcaggtgccagctcatgtcattCGGTGCAGTGGGTGGTGGCGGTCCTCCTGTTCCACCAGATATATCCCCAACCCTCAAGCAGAGATATCTCGTGCCTTTTGTTCCTTGGCTTTGTTATTATCATAataaagtgttgtacctaactgttgtttttgcccccttttcttggtgtaccgtcgcccgtggctcccggcacaattcagccaccatGCTCAGGGCAGGattctctgcgtacgccgacgtctttcctagccctgaccataaataatatatactgtacaaaTAATGACAACTTAATTATGAAAATAGGTCAGTGTTCATGAATTAAACATTCAGCAATTTAACCACATACGCCATAAAATTGCCATCGTATCTGCAAAACGTAAAACTGTAAGACCTCGTCTAACCAGCATTCACTGGTTGACAAAACCCTATAAGCCGCAGCGAATAGGCAACagggcccccccaaaaaaattaaacctaCTCCGTATCATGGAATGGAAACCAACATTCAAAATATCCAGTAAAGGtggagtgatgatgtcatcatgcctggACGCAAGAGGCATGATGACTTCATTGCAGCGCCTGTGCTTCGCagacggaagcatggaacgggaGTGAGGTAAGTAATTTTTTCTGTCACTTTAGGGCCAGCACAGTAGGGGGGCACTACAGGTGGACATTATAAGTACTGCGCAATGCAGGAGGGCATTATAAGTATTGGTAGCAAAACAGGTGGCATTATTACTACTTAGGGCACTATTGAGAGACATCATAAGTACTGAGGAAATACAGTGGGGCATTAAAACTACTGGGAGCGCTACATGAAAACAATATAAGTACTGGGGCGACATAGGGGGCAATATAAGCACTGGTAGCAATACAGGGGGCATTGTAACTACTGGGGGTACTATTGGGGAACATTAGAGTTCCTGGGGaaatacagggggcattataactactgaggccaCTACAGAGGGACatcataactactgggggcactccAGGGAGACAATATAACCACTGGAGCTACTACAGGGGGACAGTATAtcctactgggggcactctaggggaacAATATAACTACAGAGGGACATTGTTTGTACCGGGGCAATACAAAGGGGAATTATAACTACTGAGAGCtctaaagggggcattataactactagagcaatatgggggggggcattacaATCACTTGGGCCAATATaggggaacattataaatactggaggcgCAAAAGGGGACATTTTAACTACTGccacactatagggggcattagaaCTACTTAGGGCACAATAGAGTTGCCTTTTTACTATTTAGGGCTCTACATGGGGCCATAGGGAAGGGCCCTGTTACTAATGGGGACACTTTATGGGGACTTATTTCTAATATGGGCACTTTAGGGTGCTTATTACTACTGGAAGCACTTTACGGGGTGTTACTTGTGGCACTTtagagggccttattactactgggggctctaaaaaTGGGTgatattactactgggagcactaattAGGGGtgatattactactgggggcactaatgaggggtCGTATTACTACTGCAGGCTCTACAGGGGGACCTTATTGCTAGTGGGGGAACTTtgaggagcattattactactgggagtatTGTGggtggcattattattattgggaacAATATAGAGGGCACTctctgggagcattattactgtagggggcATGATTAGTAAAGTGCACTCTGAAAGAGAATTATAATTGGCGGGACTTTTGAGAGCACTATCAATTATTATGGGGAGACTATCTGTATTGTACTGTTATTTCTTCAATATAGTATTTAGGGGCATTGGGAagaacagcgggcacagtatttgggggagcagcaggataacactgttggggcatCAGaagggggaggatgatggaaaagtgatgaATCTAAGATTTCTGTGTGGCAAACTGCAGGGACGAGACATGGCTAAAAGAAGTTGTCATCGTGGTCTGGGCCGAATGGAAGAAGATGAGGAAGGAGAACTTGCATAATCAGAGAAGACATCACCAGATGTatgaggtatgtagtgctgtatactcctgtTCATTTGGCAGTGCTGAAGGTAATGTCTATCCAAATTAGCCGTGGCACTGGGACAGGGGTGGAAGTTGGATTGGTGAGGGGAACACAAACATACTTCACATTTACCGCACAAGTGGATCTATTTTATAAAGCCAGGGCACTGATTTTAGCTACTAATAATACTATTTTCTTCTGTTTGATAGTGTTCTAATGAAGAGACTCATATTGTATTAATTAATGGCACCACCGAGAAAACTACAGAAATTAAAAAGCGGATCAATGAAATCTTCAATCAGATAGACCAGAAGATGCCTAAAGTAACATTTATCCATAAAGACAATACAACTAGTGCTACAAACAGCAGGGTGTTCATTAAAACCCCCCAAAACCGTTACTGTGTCGGGGAGCAATTAGTCGTACAGGTTGATGTGTATGATTATCTGGGAAAGAGAAAAACCTACGGAGGAGATTATCTAAGAGCTCGAATTTCCAACCCAGATACGAAAGCGGGGGCTTGTGGGAGGATCGAAGATTTAAACAACGGAACGTATCATATTCATTTTACTTTATTCTGGGAAGGTAAAGTGGTGGTGACCGTATTTCTCATGCACCCAAGCGAAGCAGTTTCTGCCCTCTGGAGGTCAAGGAACAGCTGGTACGGCAATGTAGCTTACTTAGGAAAATTCACAAGTAAAGGCAAGGAaatggtgacaaagtgtggatatGATCTCAATAAAAAAGATGAACTATGTGAATATGCTGACCACGAAAATGAAGAatacttttattgtgtcaaacctCAAAATTTCAGCTGTGAAACATATACCGAGTTTAAAAATTGGAAAACACTTGCCACCCAGCTGTCCAAACTGGAAAACAGTCTCCTTACAAGGTAAGTGACACATTCATTAAGTCTACATGGACAGTACATGTGCCACCCGCATTTTTTtatggacctcattgacttcattGGTCCCATGgactgcattttgtggaccggaataggacatgttctatattctgctgaACGTACATATGGATGGAGACAGCACATGTTATCCACAtgtatgtgctgtccacatccgtatgtctggaCGTTATCCGTATTTTGAGAATCTGCGGTTTTCAGACCACAAAGTAAATACAGTcatatgcatgaggactaaaggTGTTATCCACATTTGGGGGCAATTTGACCTGACCCCAGTGATAGGCATATTTCACCTGCTCCTCGCTGCTGGGTCCTATCTCCTTCAGCCCTGACGCTGCCACTGATGAACTGcggtcaacatctggtttgatggGGGTCAAGTGTGCTGCAGCAGTCTGTGACTTGTACCCAAATGCAATACATCCAAGGGTCACATGATGCATGGAGgacatgtcaccgctgcagccattcGTTGGCTGCAGTGGTACACATGACCAACGTAAAACCGGATGCTGACACACAGGACCAAAGTGCGTCAGTGGCAGCAGAGGACCgaaggagccagaacccagtggcagggagcaggtaagtatgtttttgtcTGCAACAAGGAAGGGGTAAGGTTGAAAGGCCTCTGaatgtggacaaccccttcaagggaGTCTGTCAACAATTTTTAGTGCtcagaactgctgacagcaccATATAAAGTATTTACCTCTTCACCTCAGAGCTAATATATATTCTTTCACAATCTACATAGCTAAATGAGGTCTTTGTTTTTAGAAGGAATTTTGAACTACACAAAAATTGTATTTTACTTTGCGCTTTATTTCGGAAGAAATTGTAgaaatttttgtaaaactttttatACACTGTTCACCAAACATCCTTTGATGCAACATGTCCATtgaatagtggctgtgcttggtatcagttGTGCCTCTAataacacttatcccctatctacaggatacTGGGGGGCCCCAGTAATCACATGGACGGGGGTCTGGAAGTGCCGTCTAACTGTCCTatgagaatggagcggcagtgttCTTGTGCATCCTGtgctctattcacttctttgCACTGCTCAGTACAGCACACACAGCAGTGTCACAGGATTGAATGGAGCACAGGATGCACAGGCACACAACCGCTCCATTTTCATGGGGTAGTTCGGTGGAACTTCCGGACCCCCGGTGATCAAACACTTGTCCCCTATCCACAATAAGTATTattagtgacacaacccctttaacacaataaaTGGTTGCAAATGCCAAAATACCTTCAAAAAAGTTATCCAACTTTTGTAACTTTTAGGAATTTATGAATACATTCTGTAGTTACATAGTAGTTGAAAAAATACGTAATTTCATCAAGAGATAAGAGGGAAaatgaattttaggaaaaaagaaCCTGACTTCTACACGTTTACAAGAGCATTAATTATTATTTAGTTCTAAGAATTcatttaagacttttttttttaaaccgtccactgttcctgttGGGACCATGTTATGAAGTGACTATTCCACGGACTTACAGTTTTTATGGTAAAGAAGTCTTGTTGCCTCTGGAGGCTGAACTTTTTTTCACCATTTGGAGGCAGTGCCCACTTGTCttgtgagggcattttacatggaacagcttttcaccatattttttgtatggcccattaatatatttgtataagttaaaggggttatccaaactataaaacatgccccctaatgcccgggcccctcatatgaATTATACTTACCCTGTTCCCCGGCAGCCGCgtcactcctggtccccgcatggCCGCTGCGGAATTTCCCCATCTGGCGGATGAAAATATCCGGCAACAGggagggggcagccaatagcaggggacgagcctccctagcatcacggttgacggtagggaggctcgtccctgtcgcgGCCTACTATAGGCTGTCCcccatcgccggatgttttgatctgcacgacggggagatgcagtggcagccGTGCGGGGAGCAGGAGCGATGCGAGTGCCAGGAgccgggtaagtataacctatttgaggggcccgggcattgataggcatgttttatagtttggatTATAGCCTCTTCTCAAGGCTAAATACATTTACTTCTTATATGTTTTCCTTGATgctccttatcagtttagtcactctcctttgtacttttccaGCTCCCAGGCATCTTTTCTATGGACTAGTGCCCAgagctgaactgcatattccaaatGAGACCAAAGctttgttaaagggcatctgtcagcagatttgtgcacatgtgcacttggcagctgaaggcatctgtgttggtcccatgttcatatgtgcccgcattgctgagaaaaatgatgttttatatatgcaaattagcctctagaagcaatgggggtgttgccgttacacctagaggctctgctctctctgcatctgctgcgctctctgcactttgattggccAGACATTATGACATTTTAACTGCCTGGTCAtgtcaatcaaagtagagagggtgcagcagttgcagagagagcagagcctctaggtgtaacggcaacgccctgttgctcctagaggctcatttgcatctaATAAAAcctcatgtttctcagcaatgcgggcacatatgaacatgggaccaacacagatgtcttcagctgccaagcgcacatgcaacaggtcagccagtgtcatagggacaaattacatccctgtcccgttGGTCCATGCTTTGTTTGATAAACATAATATCCCTCTTGACTTAGAAgctgctgattgacattgtgctgttatttagtctatgatctacaagtacaGAGAaaccttctctacaagtgacccTCCCAGTGTTACTCCCCCTATGATGCAcaaagcagtggcgtagctaaaaatgactgggccccacagcaaatttttgaatggggcccccctcccccagcaattttttcacaaccacttcctttcatgccgcccccattgctgtggctagtaaagatcgctctctcagaccaggccggcagctgttccatccgttttctacactgtctatactgccactgtatatactttcattgtgtaatactgttgagggggccctgacaaaatcttttactcctcctcctcctggaagggccccttctgggtcaggacccccaaaagcagccgcttcccctgcttttcctatagctacgcc
The Bufo gargarizans isolate SCDJY-AF-19 chromosome 2, ASM1485885v1, whole genome shotgun sequence genome window above contains:
- the LOC122926315 gene encoding NXPE family member 4-like gives rise to the protein MPGRKRHDDFIAAPVLRRRKHGTGVRDETWLKEVVIVVWAEWKKMRKENLHNQRRHHQMYECSNEETHIVLINGTTEKTTEIKKRINEIFNQIDQKMPKVTFIHKDNTTSATNSRVFIKTPQNRYCVGEQLVVQVDVYDYLGKRKTYGGDYLRARISNPDTKAGACGRIEDLNNGTYHIHFTLFWEGKVVVTVFLMHPSEAVSALWRSRNSWYGNVAYLGKFTSKGKEMVTKCGYDLNKKDELCEYADHENEEYFYCVKPQNFSCETYTEFKNWKTLATQLSKLENSLLTRSNVRVEIPVHFQALNVVLCNSNTDHKKKENCTTGMGLEYPSGHVMADIWYPKRCAMRTYHSMEEMNTCMKGKFFYMFGDSTMHQWMIYFENKLKTLKMLNVYESGWAQKHLGVDIERNIHVVWKRHGRPFVNLNFVSLREERSIPREIDLIGGNKHTVIALNIGVHFRLFPVHHYIRRLFNIRRAIERLFLRSPETKVIIKTENTSEMGSEYEGMSDFHAYVHYFIMEIIFKDLNVGFVHGWDMTTAFNTNQIHPGEHYVRNEVNMLMTYICT